The Panicum virgatum strain AP13 chromosome 6K, P.virgatum_v5, whole genome shotgun sequence nucleotide sequence GGTATCGCATGATTTACAAAAAGAAGCTTCTTACAGAAAAAACTTTCTTATGCACAAACGAAGcaaagaagcccaagcatggaACACCCTCCTGGCAAAGCATAAGGAATCTGGAATGTACACGCCTGCCGGTCAAAACAATCTGGGGGAAGCCTAAAAAGCAGCTAGAACAAATCCCAGAGGCCGAAGAATTTTACACGGCCTGAATGAAAAATGCCCACGCTGGTTTGAAATGCTCTGCAAGCACCCAGCCTGAATCCAGTTAAGAATGCTAGGGAGCTTTCTTTTGCTGTTTACCGCCGCTTTCTCCAGCTGGTCGATCTCTTATCACCTGACAGTATTCTAGGGAGGTTCAGAAGGGAATTCACCCGGGTCACGCCTTCGAGCGCGGACCATTCCTCTTCCTCGTTTGTTGATATGCAATCTGCCAGGCTGCGAGCAGACCCACACCTCTCTGGCTCCTTCAAGATGGGAGGCTCATCAACTGGTACAATCTCATCAGCCTCCCTTAATGTGTTGGAGTGTTGCAATGTGGCCGTGGTGATGTGCTCTTCACTGGATATATGTACATTTACATCTGGAGTGTCTTCATCAACCTCAGCACTGGCATCTGGTGTTGAAACCTCCCCAGTGGTTTCTACAGTCTCCTCCTTGTGTTCACCCTCCTGAACAGACTCAGGTGACTTCTCATGATCCAAGAATAAGCAGACAACAGCACAGTCATCACTCTTGGATGTCGGGAACTGCAATCTCCAAGATCTGACAGCACAGTCAACAAGAGCCCTGGCTGCTGTTGCCCGAGATGGTGCTGATGCTACTATGTCAACAGCCTCCTTGTTTGAGAGGACGTCCCAAACCTACAAGCATTGAACTTTCCAAATATAAGAAAGTTGATGCAGCTGATAGTTGTAAAACCTTTCTATACAAAGGTGCTAAAAAGATTACTACTCCAACAGGGATTGGAAAATTAAGATACAATGCATTGGCAAGCGAATTTCTTGATAACAACACCTAAGTAAGAATGATAGATGATCAGAGACATACCCCATCAGTGGCCAATATTACAAATTCATCTTTTTCAGTAAGACGCCGATATGATACTTCAGGAACAGATATTAAGCCATAATCTTTAAGGCAGAAGTCTCCAAAAGCTCTTGCCATTGCCAATCCAGGAGAGTCATTATTTGGCAACCATACTCTAGCAACATCTGGCTCATCCTGAAGAGCAAAAACTCTTCCTTTACATTGCTGGATCCTTGCAGCTTCCCCTAAAGAACACAGaatgaaaattaaatatttaCATCATAGTCCGATCAAAGACACCTTAAggacaaaaaggaaaagaaagatatTACATCCAGATTAAGATGGCCTTAAGTTTGGAAGCCATGGGCATGATATCCAGCATAATTATCAAAGTGAGAAATGAACATACTAGGAAGGTTAGGCTTCAAATCAACAGTGAGTTGCACAGCAGTTAGATTGTTGGAGGCATCTCTTGTTCCCATTATTGCTCTTGAGTCCCCAAGATTTCCAATTACAAGGTCCAATCCCTAAAAAAAAGAGGCATATCTGAATTCAGAAATTAAGTTGTATTTCTACCACTTCTGTCAAAAGCTTCAATATCTGCAAGCACCAAGGCAAGTTTAGAAGTATTCATCACCTGTTTCACCAATGTTACTGCCGTCGATCCACTGCAGAAACAATCAACTGTAGGATGCAGCTTGAGTTCTTTGTCCATCAATTTGAAAGCTTTAAAGTAAGATTGCTTAAGTGGAAGAAACATCTCAGGAAGCTTGTCACTCTCATCACCATTAATGGATTCACTCCATTCATCATCAACAACAGAACCTGTTTCTTCAGAGTTGATACTTCCAGAGATGCTTCCATTTTGATGAGGACTGGAGGCCCCATTAGCACTGGTTTGCCATTGTGTGCGCAGCTTGACAGGAAGTGAATCTCTAACTTTCTTGGCAACAAAATGACCGTAAGGCCCATGGCCATCAAACACACCACAAAAGATGCTATCACTTGAATTA carries:
- the LOC120713718 gene encoding probable protein phosphatase 2C 66 codes for the protein MGSCLSSEAPAAGDGPAWRKRRRGIREGFAGGGPFSSGGKRLPGGGAEMTEDELARVSGRMYGNGASAVACLHTQQGRKGTNQDAMVVWESFNSSDSIFCGVFDGHGPYGHFVAKKVRDSLPVKLRTQWQTSANGASSPHQNGSISGSINSEETGSVVDDEWSESINGDESDKLPEMFLPLKQSYFKAFKLMDKELKLHPTVDCFCSGSTAVTLVKQGLDLVIGNLGDSRAIMGTRDASNNLTAVQLTVDLKPNLPREAARIQQCKGRVFALQDEPDVARVWLPNNDSPGLAMARAFGDFCLKDYGLISVPEVSYRRLTEKDEFVILATDGVWDVLSNKEAVDIVASAPSRATAARALVDCAVRSWRLQFPTSKSDDCAVVCLFLDHEKSPESVQEGEHKEETVETTGEVSTPDASAEVDEDTPDVNVHISSEEHITTATLQHSNTLREADEIVPVDEPPILKEPERCGSARSLADCISTNEEEEWSALEGVTRVNSLLNLPRILSGDKRSTSWRKRR